The following proteins come from a genomic window of Proteiniphilum propionicum:
- a CDS encoding glycosyltransferase, whose amino-acid sequence MHFSIIIPLYNRPDELDELLASLCKQTNKQFEVIVVEDGSDKKGDTVVEKYHNKLPLIYFEKMNSGPGLTRNAGARKANNDYLIFFDSDCIIPENYIEIVSQFLNKQYTDAYGGPDAALPAFSAIQKAVNYSMTSFFTTGGIRGRKRSIDKFHPRSFNLGVSREAFNAIGGYGKMRFGEDIDFSLRLLKNGFKTALIPDAYVYHKRRSTFKQFFKQVYNSGIARINLHLAHPGSLKPVHSFPALFVTGMAAIFILSPLLPHLLLIPAAYSMLLFIDSLLKNRSVKVALLSIAASWIQLTGYGAGFLSAIWKRLILKKGEFKAFEKKFYN is encoded by the coding sequence ATGCATTTTTCTATCATTATCCCTCTATATAACCGCCCCGATGAGCTGGACGAGCTGCTAGCAAGCCTCTGCAAACAAACTAATAAACAGTTTGAAGTGATTGTTGTAGAGGATGGTTCTGACAAAAAAGGAGACACAGTTGTAGAAAAATACCATAACAAGCTACCCCTCATCTACTTTGAAAAGATGAATTCAGGTCCCGGGCTAACCAGAAATGCAGGTGCCCGGAAAGCTAATAACGATTATCTGATATTTTTCGATTCCGACTGTATTATTCCTGAAAACTATATAGAGATAGTATCACAGTTTCTTAATAAGCAATACACTGATGCCTATGGAGGCCCAGATGCTGCACTACCGGCATTCTCCGCGATACAGAAAGCGGTCAACTACTCTATGACCTCATTTTTTACAACAGGCGGAATCAGAGGCAGGAAAAGATCAATTGACAAGTTCCATCCCAGAAGTTTCAATCTGGGTGTATCACGTGAAGCGTTCAATGCCATCGGGGGATATGGGAAAATGCGATTCGGGGAAGATATAGATTTTAGCCTGCGACTACTGAAAAACGGATTTAAAACAGCGCTCATTCCTGATGCATATGTATATCACAAAAGGAGATCTACATTCAAACAATTCTTCAAACAGGTCTACAATTCGGGGATAGCTCGTATTAACTTGCATCTGGCACATCCGGGATCACTGAAGCCAGTGCACTCATTCCCTGCTCTTTTTGTAACAGGGATGGCGGCAATCTTCATTCTGTCACCCCTCTTACCTCATCTCCTGCTTATTCCTGCTGCTTACTCCATGCTGCTGTTTATCGATTCACTGTTGAAGAACAGATCAGTTAAGGTCGCGCTCTTGAGCATTGCAGCTTCATGGATACAGCTGACCGGCTACGGTGCCGGCTTTCTTTCGGCAATATGGAAACGGCTTATCCTGAAAAAAGGAGAATTCAAAGCGTTTGAAAAAAAATTCTATAATTGA
- a CDS encoding TlpA family protein disulfide reductase → MVVYLLLLLLIAGSCKNFEGTQIKGEISNLEYPYILVSHLSADTFAIDTISVDRRGKFNYICNIDTLTTFSFYLNNYESAAVVFADDGQKLTVKGDAHFPDLIRVNGNDINDDLTFFKSKNQDLLKQRTQLMLNMQLREVLDTIRNSTLTGNDEIAQLNLLNHELTLNAEDFIKEHPAKMSSLILINEFFTGSENPKALERVLGYMQGDIMRTRAAVRLKSYSQKINRSAEGVIAPYFQLTDNGGKTIHPYDFSGKYLLLSFISTAGIESRETVSLLKKAYSGMNRDSVEFVSVYIDSDIYPIEYVENDSIPWKVVPEKRGWGSDIVDAYNVQYIPYNILIAPDGTIKARNIPAQGVSVAINNSSKESM, encoded by the coding sequence ATGGTTGTCTATCTTCTTCTTCTTTTGTTGATTGCAGGTTCGTGTAAGAATTTTGAGGGAACACAAATTAAAGGAGAGATATCGAATCTGGAATACCCTTATATTCTGGTATCTCACTTGTCGGCTGACACATTTGCCATTGACACAATATCAGTCGATCGCAGAGGAAAATTTAACTATATATGCAATATCGATACTCTTACCACCTTCTCATTCTATCTTAACAATTACGAGAGCGCTGCAGTAGTTTTTGCAGATGACGGGCAGAAATTAACTGTCAAGGGCGATGCTCATTTTCCTGATCTTATAAGGGTGAATGGAAACGATATCAACGATGATCTGACTTTTTTCAAATCAAAAAACCAGGATTTGCTGAAACAACGCACTCAACTAATGCTTAACATGCAACTCAGAGAGGTGTTGGATACTATACGTAATAGCACATTGACAGGCAATGATGAAATAGCCCAGTTGAATCTCCTTAACCATGAGCTGACACTGAATGCCGAGGATTTTATTAAAGAGCATCCAGCGAAAATGTCGAGCCTGATCCTTATAAATGAGTTTTTCACGGGAAGTGAAAATCCCAAGGCACTTGAGCGTGTGCTGGGATATATGCAGGGAGATATAATGAGGACCCGTGCAGCAGTTAGGCTTAAATCATATTCACAAAAGATAAACAGATCTGCCGAAGGGGTCATAGCTCCCTATTTTCAGTTGACCGACAATGGCGGCAAAACTATCCATCCATACGATTTCTCAGGTAAGTATCTGCTTTTGTCCTTTATTTCAACTGCCGGGATAGAATCGCGTGAGACGGTGTCATTACTTAAAAAAGCATACTCGGGAATGAACAGAGATAGTGTGGAATTTGTTTCTGTTTACATTGATTCGGACATCTATCCGATTGAATATGTAGAAAATGATTCAATCCCTTGGAAAGTGGTACCTGAAAAGAGAGGCTGGGGATCAGACATAGTAGATGCATATAATGTGCAGTATATACCCTATAATATTCTTATTGCACCCGATGGCACCATAAAAGCCAGGAATATACCCGCCCAGGGAGTTTCTGTTGCCATAAATAACAGTTCTAAGGAAAGCATGTAG